TGCGCCAATTATCGTCCGCATGGCCAATCGGCATATATTCAATAAATCGGACATGCATCGGCTGTTCGTAAGCCAGCTTCAGGAACGAAGCGATTTCGTCCTCGTTAATTCCTTTGAGCAATACGCAATTCAGCTTAATCGGAGCAAGACCAGCCCTGCCGGCCGCCTCAATCCCCTCAATTACCCGTTTCAGCTCGCCGCGGCGGGCAATAAACTTGAACCTCGCGGGATCAAGCGTATCCAGGCTTATATTCACGCGGTTCAAACCCGCAGCCTTTAAAGCTTCGGCGTATTTGCCAAGCAGCATGCCGTTTGTCGTCAAGGCGATGTCCTCAATGCCCGGAATCGCCTTCAGCCTGCGGATCAGACTATCCAGGTCCGGGCGGATAAGCGGTTCGCCGCCAGTGATCCGAAGCTTGGTAATGCCAAGCTCCGCTGCGGTCTGAACGACCTCCACAATATGATCATAGCTGAGCAGATGACTGGCGTCAGCGAATTCCATACCTTCCTCAGGCATGCAGTATAAACAACGCAAATTGCATCTATCCGTAACCGAAATACGCAAATAATCGTGTTCTCTCCCGAAACGGTCCAACAATGGGGGCATGCCTCTCACTCCTTTTCTCTTCTTACTAGAATAACATTTTTCACATGAATATGGTATGCTAATACGGAGTTCACCCTTAAGCGATGAGAGGTTATATAACATGGCATACACTTGGAAAATCCAGTTATTCGCCGGGCTTTCCGACCGATTCGGAAGCCCGGTTATTCAAATAGAGACAGACACTCCCTCGATGACGGTAGCGGCCCTCAAGCAGGAGCTCGCCAGCCGTTTTCCGGAGCAGGCAGATCTTGTGCGAATTTCGTTTGTGGCTTGCAATCAGACTTATGCCTCCGACGATACCGTTATTCAAGCATCGGACGAGCTTGCGGTCCTCCCTCCCGTCTCGGGCGGAGAGCCGGAGGAGAACGAAGCAGAGGGATCGGAATGCTCCTCTTCGGACGGCCGCTACGTCATTACGAAGCAGACGATCACCTCGGATGAAGTACTCGCAAAAGTCATTGTGCCCGAACATGGCGCAGCGATTGCTTTTGTTGGGACGACGCGCGAATGGACCAATGGACAGCGCACGGTCCGTCTGGAATACGAAGCGTATGCGCCTATGGCCGTACGTACAATGGAACAGATTGGCGTGGAGCTTGAAGAACGCTGGCCAGGCACGCTAACGGCGATTTCCCACCGGATCGGTGTTGTTGACCTGGCAGAGACCAGTGTCGTTATCGCTGTTTCCTCCCCCCATAGGGATGCCTGCTATGAAGCAAGCCGGTATGCTATCGAGAGATTGAAGCAGATCGTTCCAATCTGGAAAAAGGAAATCTGGGAAGATGGTTCCGAGTGGAAAGGGCACCAGCAGGGAAGCCCATGGAATCCGATTGATTCCTTATCCAATTAATGGATGGAAAACTGGAGAGTGGTGCTAAACGTATAGGACAATAGTCATGTTTTCGCATCCCTCTTATTGCCATTGCATTCATTCATTGTTACTATTATTTC
This region of Paenibacillus sp. JDR-2 genomic DNA includes:
- a CDS encoding molybdenum cofactor biosynthesis protein, which produces MAYTWKIQLFAGLSDRFGSPVIQIETDTPSMTVAALKQELASRFPEQADLVRISFVACNQTYASDDTVIQASDELAVLPPVSGGEPEENEAEGSECSSSDGRYVITKQTITSDEVLAKVIVPEHGAAIAFVGTTREWTNGQRTVRLEYEAYAPMAVRTMEQIGVELEERWPGTLTAISHRIGVVDLAETSVVIAVSSPHRDACYEASRYAIERLKQIVPIWKKEIWEDGSEWKGHQQGSPWNPIDSLSN
- the moaA gene encoding GTP 3',8-cyclase MoaA is translated as MPPLLDRFGREHDYLRISVTDRCNLRCLYCMPEEGMEFADASHLLSYDHIVEVVQTAAELGITKLRITGGEPLIRPDLDSLIRRLKAIPGIEDIALTTNGMLLGKYAEALKAAGLNRVNISLDTLDPARFKFIARRGELKRVIEGIEAAGRAGLAPIKLNCVLLKGINEDEIASFLKLAYEQPMHVRFIEYMPIGHADDNWRNHYLPLSHVLDTAEREGYAIARRTNVKGNGPSDDWQMEGGKGSFGLIHPVSDHFCKSCNRLRLTADGSMKPCLYWVDELNVKAALGDPEAMRDIFYKAMDLKPENHEMAAKLANEALSHTPTDRRMSQIGG